One Haemorhous mexicanus isolate bHaeMex1 chromosome 9, bHaeMex1.pri, whole genome shotgun sequence DNA segment encodes these proteins:
- the LOC132331373 gene encoding flavin-containing monooxygenase 5-like — protein sequence MAKKVAIIGGGSSGLCAIKACLQEGLQPVCFERTGDIGGLWRFEEHPEDGRASIYRSVIINTSKEMMCFSDFPIPEDFPNYMHNSKIMEYFRMYAQHFDLLRHIRFRTSVCRVSKRPDFASSGQWEVVTESEGKQEAAVFDAVLVCSGHHTNAHLPLSSFPGIEKFKGRYLHSRDYKDAQAFTDKRVVVIGIGNSGSDLAVEISQTAQQVFLSTRRGAWIFNRVGDRGYPIDTILTTRLKTFLQGLFSPSVACDYMEKKLNARFDHSRYGLKPKHRVFHQHPTVNDDLPNRIISGRVRVKPNIQEFTETSAIFEDGTREDVDAVVFATGYSFSFPFLEGCVKVVENQIPLYKFMFPPDLEKPTLAFIGLIQPLGAIMPISELQSRWATRVFKGLNELPLQHNMEADIEQKKEAMAKRYVKSQRHTIQVDYIPYMDELACQLGVKPNLLSLFLTDPKLAMEVAFGPCTPYQYRLRGPGAWAGAREAILSQQQRILKPLQTRHVEESTSAPAMPLIFKLIGAMAILAAVFAYL from the exons ATGGCAAAGAAGGTGGCCATCATCGGCGGGGGCAGCAGCGGGCTGTGCGCCATCAAAGCCTGcctccaggaggggctgcagcccgtCTGCTTCGAGAGGACCGGCGACATCGGAGGACTCTGGAGGTTTGAG GAGCACCCCGAGGACGGCCGTGCCAGCATCTACCGCTCCGTCATCATCAACACCTCCAAGGAGATGATGTGCTTCAGCGacttccccatccctgaagACTTCCCCAACTACATGCACAACTCCAAGATCATGGAGTACTTCCGCATGTACGCCCAGCACTTCGACCTGCTCCGCCACATCCGCTTCAGG ACCAGCGTGTGCCGCGTGTCCAAGCGCCCCGACTTCGCCAGCAGCGGGCAGTGGGAGGTGGTGACGGAGAGCGAGGGGAAGCAGGAGGCGGCCGTCTTCGACGCCGTGCTGGTGTGCAGTGGGCACCACACCAACGCTCATCTCCcactcagctccttcccag GAATTGAGAAGTTCAAGGGCCGCTACCTCCACAGCCGAGACTACAAGGATGCTCAGGCTTTCACAGACAAAAGGGTTGTTGTCATCGGGATTGGGAATTCGGGGTCAGACCTGGCTGTGGAGATCAGCCAAACAGCCCAGCAG GTCTTCCTCAGCACTCGCCGGGGTGCGTGGATCTTCAACCGCGTTGGAGATCGAGGCTACCCCATTGACACCATCTTAACCACCCGCCTGAAGAcattcctgcaggggctgttcagCCCATCCGTGGCATGTGACTACATGGAGAAGAAGCTGAATGCCAGGTTTGATCACTCACGTTACGGCCTGAAGCCGAAGCACAG GGTCTTTCACCAGCACCCCACTGTCAACGACGACCTGCCCAACCGCATCATTTCGGGCAGGGTGCGGGTGAAGCCGAACATCCAGGAGTTCACAGAGACATCTGCCATCTTTGAGGATGGCACCAGGGAAGATGTCGATGCCGTAGTTTTTGCCACAGGATACAGCTTCTCCTTCCCGTTCCTCGAGGGCTGCGTGAAGGTGGTGGAGAACCAGATTCCCCTCTACAAATTCATGTTCCCCCCTGACCTGGAGAAGCCGACGCTGGCTTTCATTGGCCTCATCCAGCCCCTAGGAGCCATCATGCCCATCTCAGAGCTCCAGAGTCGCTGGGCCACCCGTGTCTTCAAAG ggctgaacgagctgcccctgcagcacaACATGGAGGCTGACATTGAGCAGAAGAAAGAAGCGATGGCGAAGCG GTACGTGAAGAGCCAACGGCACACCATCCAGGTGGATTACATCCCTTACATGGATGAGCTCGCCTGCCAGCTGGGGGTCAAGCCCAACctgctctccctgttcctcacaGACCCCAAGTTGGCCATGGAGGTGGCCTTCGGTCCCTGCACACCGTACCAGTACCGGCTGCGGGGCCCGGGTGCGTGGGCGGGTGCCAGGGAGGccatcctcagccagcagcagcgcATCCTCAAGCCCCTGCAGACACGACACGTGGAAGAGAGCACCTCAGCCCCTGCCATGCCCCTCATCTTCAAGCTGATTGGGGCCATGGCCATCCTGGCAGCTGTTTTTGCTTACTTGTAG